The genomic region GACCGGAATGGGTGATCGGCCTGCATTTCTTCTCGCCCGCCAATGTGATGCGGCTGCTGGAGGTGGTGCGCGGGGAGAAGACCGCGATTGAGGTGATCGCGACCGCAATGAAACTCGCGCGGCAGATCGGCAAGGTGCCGGTGCTCGCCGGGGTGTGCCACGGCTTCATCGCCAATCGCATCATGTCACCGCGCGGCCGGCAGGCCGATGCGCTGATCCTCGAGGGGCCGACCCCGGCTGAGGTCGACAAGGCGCTTTATGATTACGGGTTCGCGATGGGGCCGTTCCAGATGATCGACCTGGTCGGGCTGGACGTGATCGGCCGCGACGAAATCGAACGCAGCGTGCGCGGCGATCTCGTCAAGATCGATCGGCTCGGCCAGAAGAAGAATGGCGGCTATTATGATTATGACGAAAAGCGCAACGCCACGCCCTCGCCGGTCGCGGCTGAACTGATCGCTGATTTCGCCCGGTACAAGGGCATCAATTCGAGCGGATCGCTCCCGGCGGAGGAGATCGTTGCACGGTTGCTCTACCCTGTCGTCAACGAAGGCGCGAAAGTGCTGGAAGAAGGGATCGCGATCCGGGCCTCGGATATCGATGTGGCGGCGATCCTCGGTTACAACTGGCCGGTCTATACTGGGGGCCCGATGTTCTGGGCCGACACGATCGGCTTGCCTAAGATCATCGCCGGGTTGGAAGCGATCGGGATCGAGCCGGCTGCATTGCTCAGGACGATGGCGACCGAGGGCAAGACCTTCACGCGCGGTTGATCCGGGCCGGCTCCTTCGCACCATTCAAGGGGAAGTGCATGTCCGACGAGATGCTCGTACTGCGCGACGATGCCGGCGGCGTCGCCACGCTGACGCTCAACCGGCCCGAAAAGCGCAATGCGCTCAACGTGGATATGTTCGTGGCGCTCGACGCGCATCTGGCCGCGCTCGAACGCGAGATCGATAACGTGGGGGCGGTCGTGCTGCGCGCCAAGGGGCCGGTGTTCTCGGCGGGTGCGGATCTCGGCAAGCAGCAACGGGCACCGGCAAGGAACTTTCAGGCGAAGACGATCGAGCGGCTGGCGCAACTGCCGCAGCCGGTGATCGCGGCGGTGCACGGCCCGTGTTTCACGGGTGGCCTCGAGCTGGTGCTTGGCGCGGACATCATCTTCGCCGCCGAGTCCGCGCGGTTTGCGGATACACACGCAAAATGGGGCCTCGTTCCCGGCTGGGGAATGAGCCAGCGGCTGCCGCGCCGGGTCGGCACCTACAAGGCGCGGGAGATGATGTTCACCGCTCGCGAGATCGGTGGACGCATGGCGGAAAGGGTTGGCCTCGCCAATATCTGCGTCCCCGACGATGCGTTCGACGCCGAGCTGGCGGCGCTGCTAAACGATATCACCGCGCTTTCCTGGCACAGTCATCGCGGCAACAAGCGCCTTTTGACGGAAACGCAGGACCTCCCGCTCGCGCAGGGCCTTGCACATGAAAGCTATCGCAGTCCCGGGATCGCGCCTGATTTCGCCCAGCGTGTCGGCTCGACTTTCGGGCAACGATGAGCGGTTTGAGCCAGCGGCCGGTTGTGATCGTTCGCTATGACAGGCGGACGCGAACCGCCGCCGGAAGGAGAGTGAGTCCGTGTCGATCCTGACCTTTGCGCGCACCACCCCGGACAAACCGGCGATGATCGCCGCGGAAACCGGCGAGGCGCTCGATTTTGCCATGCTCAACGCGGATTCCATGCGGCTGGCGCGGGTGCTGCGGCGCTCGCTTGATGAAGGCGCACGTGTCGCGCTGCTGATGGAAAATGTCGCGGCCATCTATGTCGCGGCTTGGGCCTGCCGCCGGTCGGCGCTGCGCTTCGTGCCGGTCAACTGGCATCTCAGCCGGGATGAGGCGGCCTATATTCTCACCAACAGCGATGCCGAGGCGCTGATCGTCTCGCCCGGCCTCGCCGGACTCGCGCTCGATCTCGCGGCGGCGGTGCCGGGTCTCAAGCTGCCGTTCAGTTCCGGCGAAGCATTCGGCCCGTTCAGCAGCCTCGCCGCCGCGATCGATGCCGAGCCGACCGAACCGTTCGGCATCGAGACCGAGGGCAATTTCATGTTCTATTCCTCGGGTACGACGGGGCAGCCCAAGGGCATCCTGCGCACGCTGTCGGGTGATCCGTTCAATACGCCGCTGCGCATCGAGCAGATGATGGCGGGTCTGTTCGCCTTTGATGACGCCAGCGTGTTCTACTCGCCCGCACCGCTCTATCACGCCGCGCCGATGGGCTGGTCGATGGGTGCGCAGATGCTCGGCGGGACCGCGGTGGTGCCGCGCCGGTTCGATGCCGAAGCGACGCTCGCGCATATCGAGCGCTACCGTATCACGCACGCGCAATTCGTGCCGACGCATTTCGTGCGGATGCTGCAGCTGCCGCCCGCAACGCGCGCGAAATACGATCTGTCGAGCTTGCGAATGGTCGTCCACGCTGCGGCGCCATGTCCGATCGACGTCAAGGAACGGATGCTCGAATGGTTCGGTCCGCTCATCTACGAATATTACGGGCTGAGCGAAGGCGGCGGTTTCACGATCGTTCGCCCGGAGGAATGGATGGCGCGCAAGGGCACCGTCGGGCGCTCGGTGACAGGGCCGATCCATGTCGTCGACGATGCGGGCAACGAACTGCCGCCCGGCGAGGTCGGCCATCTGATGTTCGAGGCGCCGGAGATTTTCGAATATCACAAGGAACCGGCCAAGACCGCCGACTTTTTCGACGCGCGCGGCTGGTCGCGCCCCGGCGATATGGGGTGGATGGACGCGGACGGCTATCTCTTCCTCGCCGATCGTTCGAGCAACATGATCATCTCCGGCGGGGTCAATATCTACCCGCAGGAGGCGGAAGCGGTGCTGACGCTTCACCCCGCAATCCGCGACGTCGCGGTGATCGGAGTGCCCGACAAGGAATTTGGCGAGGCGGTCAAGGCGGTTGTCGAACTCAAGTCCGGATTGCGGCCAACCGATGCGCTGGGCAAGGAGATCATCGACTATTGCCACGCCCGGCTGTCGAGATTCAAATGCCCAAAAAGCGTCGATTTCATCGATGAACTGCCGCGTCTGCCAACCGGGAAGCTGCTGAAGCGGGAATTGCGCAAACATTATTGGGGGGAGGGGGCGAACCAGATCATCGCGTCATCTGGCTCGGTTTCGGAGGTGCGAGGATGAGCAGGGTCGATCGGAATGAATATGCAACCGGGCGCATAGTCATGCCGGTCGGGCGGACAGCGCGCTATTCCGGTGGGATCGCCATCCTGTGATCCGGCTGTCGGGAAGCAAAGGGATTTCGCTCGCGGCGGACGAGGCAGGCGCGCGCGACGCACCCGCCGTGCTGTTGCTGCACGGCGGCGGGCAAACCCGGCTAGCTGGGGGAGAGCCGTCGATGCGCTCGCGAAAGACGGTTTTCATGCGATCACGGTGGATCTGCGTGGACATGGCGACAGCGATTGGGCGGCCGACGGCGACTATTCGCTCGACGCGCTGGCGGCGGACGTCCGCGCGATTGCGGCCGCGCTTCCCAATCCGCCGGCCCTGATCGGCGCGTCGCTGGGCGGACTATCGGCGCTGCTCGCCGCCGGGGAAGCGCCGCCGGCTAGTTTTCGTGCGCTCGTTCTCGTCGATGTCGTGCCTCGAATCGAGATGGCGGGCGCGAACGAGATTCGCGATTTCATGACCGGCAATCCCGATGGCTTCGCGAGCCTTGACGAGGCGGCGGAGGCGGTCGCCCGCTATATCCCGCATCGCCCACGCCCGAAGGACACGAGCGGTCTCGCCAAGAATCTCCGCTTGCGTAAGGATGGCCGCTACCACTGGCATTGGGACCCGGCGATGATGGCAAGCCGTCGCGGCGAAATCCGCAGCGGCGAGCAGCATGAACGGTTGGAGGCCGCAGCGCGCGCGCTGACGATCCCGACGCTGCTGATCCGTGGCGGGCGAAGCCGTGTGGTGAGCATGGAGGGCGTCGCGGAATTCCGCCAGCTCGTCCCGCATGCTGAGTTCGTCAATATCGAGAGCGCCGATCATATGGTCGCGGGCGATGCCAATGATGCTTTCAATACGCCTCTGCTCGACTTTCTGGAACGAAGCCGATGAGACGCCGCGCGATAGCCGGTGCTGGTTTAAGAGATTGAGGAGAGCGTAAAGGTGACGGAATCCCCGCCTTCCCGCCGCAGCGAGCCTGATGCTGCCTGACGGCCGGTTCGAGTTATTGATATTGTATATTTGACACCATTGTTCCGAATCGACATGATAGTTCCATGTTAGACTCGGCACGCTATATGATCCAGCTTCTCGACGAGCTTGCGCGGATGCGTGGCCGCACGGCCGTCGCGTTTCGCGATATTCGTGTGATGCATGGATTCACCGAGATCGAAAATGTCGTGCTCACCGCCGTCACCGGCGCGAAAATTCCACCGACCGTGCCGCAGATCGGCCGCAGCCTCGATCATCCTCGTCAGGTGATTCAGCGCGCGGCCGACGCGCTTGTCGCGCGGGGCCTGATCGTGTGGCGCGACAATCCCGACCACAAGCGGGCACGGTTGCTCGTGGCGACCGAGGAGGGGGATCGGCTGCGCCACCTTGCCGACCTGGCCGGGCTGGAACGTGCCGGGCAGCTGGTCGGAACGCTCGACCCGGCGTTGGTGGCCACCACCGTCGCCGGGCTTCGTACTATTCGCGAGGCGATCGAGGAAAATATTCGCAGTTTCTGCGAGCGGACCCCTTCCGCCGAGCGGGAGGATACATGAGCGACATCGAAGGTCTTTATGACGCCATGCGACTGACCGCCTGGCTTGACGCCAATATCCCGCAGCTCGGTGACGGTCCGTTGGCGGTCGAAAAGGTTCATGGCGGCACCAGCAACGTGATCCTGTCGTTGAACCGCGGCGGTGACGAGACGATGCTGTTGCGACGCCCGCCGCCGGTCGCACCACCGGGATCGGAACGTAGCGCGCTGCGCGAGGCACGTGTCCTGACCGCACTCAACGGCACCCTGGTGCCGCATCCCTTTTGTTACGGCGTATGCGCCGATGACGGGGTAATCGGTCAGCCCTTCTATGTGATGGAATGGGTCAAGGGCTGGGCCGCCGAACTGCGCGACGAGCATATCCATCACCGTGCGCCGTTCGATGGGCCGCCGAGCGAATACGGCATCGCTTATGCGATGGTCGACGGGCTGATCGCGCTCGCCAATGTCGATTACAAGGCGGTCGGTCTTGATGATTTCGGCAAGCCCGACAATTTCCTGGAGCGGCAGGTCGATCGCTGGGAAAGGCAGCTCAACAGCTACGGAAAGCTGTATGGTTACGCGGGGCGACACATTCCGGGTTACGAACTGACCCGGGACTGGCTGCGCGCCAATGTGCCAGACAGCTTCAGGGCAGGAATCATCCATGGCGATGTCGGCACGCCCAACGCGCTGTTCACGTTCGACCGGCCGGCGCGTCTCGTCGCACTGATCGACTGGGAATTGTCGACGATCGGCGATCCGCTGCTCGACCTTGCGTGGTTCAGCAATTCGCTTCGGGACGAAACCGCGCCTGATGTTGTCCCTGCAAAGAGTCTCTATAATGCGCAGAACTGGCCGACGCGGCAGGAAATGATGCGTTATTATGCCGCGGGCACCGGCCGGGATATGAAGGACTTCGATTATTACGCCTTGCTCGCGATGTATAAGGGCGGATGCATCCTCGAATATAAGGTCGCGCAGTCTGCCGCAGGCATGCTTTCGAAGGAGACCGGCGTCTTCTTCTCACGCCTCGTGCTCGAAAACTTCCGCGCTGCCGCAAGCCTCATCAATCGTATCGGCTGATCCGTTTTCAAGGGGGATCTCCATGGACTTTACCATCGAACCACAATTCCAGGCCAAGCTCGACTGGATGCTCGATTTCGTGAAGAACGAATGCGAGCCGATCGATTTGCTCTTTCCGTATCATGGCGATCCCTACGACACCGGGAACGCGACCGCGCGCGCGGTGATTGCGCCGCTGCAGGAGCAGGTGAAGGCGCAAGGTCTGTGGGCGTGTCATCTCGATCCGCGTCTCGGCGGCAAGGGCTATGGCCAGATGAAGCTGGCTTATATGAACGAGATTATCGGCCGCTCTTATTGGGCGCCCACGATTTTTGGCACGGCGGCGCCCGATACCGGCAATGCCGAAATCCTCGCGATGTTCGGCACCGAAGAACAGAAGGCACGCTATCTGCAACCTTTGCTGGATGGGGATATCGTTTCGACTTTCTCGATGACCGAGCCGCAAGCCGGCGCCGATCCCAAGGAGTTCGTCTGTCGCGCCTGGCGCGAGGGCGGCGAATGGGTGATTGACGGCTACAAATGGTTTTCGTCGAACGCGCGTTACGCCGCTTTCCTGATCGTTATGGCGGTGACCGATCCTGAGGCACCGGCGCACCAGCGCATGTCGATGCTCATCGTCCCGGCCGATACGCCCGGGATCAAGATCGTCCGCAACGTCGGCGTGATCGGCGACGATATCGCCGACGATACCCGGGGCATTCACGGCTACATCCATTATGACAAGGTCCGCGTGCCGCTCGATGCGATGCTCGGCAGGCCGGGCGAGGGCTTTAAGGTCGCCCAGGCGCGGCTGGGCGGCGGGCGCGTACACCACGCGATGCGCACCGTCGGCAAATGTCAGCGCGCGTTCGAGATGATGCAGGAGCGTGTCGTCTCGCGTCGAACGCAAGGTAAATTGCTTGCCGATCACCAGTTCGTGCAAGGGATGATCGCGGATACCGCGATCGAGATCGAGCAGTTCCGTCTGTTGGTGCTCAAGACGGCATGGGTGATCGATACCGAACCGCATGGCGTCGCCCGCACGCTGATCGCGATGTGTAAGGTGCAGATGGCGAAAATCTATCACGATGTCGTCCAGCGCGCGATCCAGATTCACGGCAGCTATGGCGTGACCAACGAGACGCCGCTCGCCGATATGTGGATGAGCCTGCCCAGTCTCGCGCTCGCCGATGGCCCGACCGAGGTTCACAAGGTGCAGGTTGCCAAGGCTTTCACGCGCAACGCCAGGCCGTCCACCGGCCTGTTCCCGAGCGAGCATATCCCCGATCGGCTGGCGGCGGCGCGCGCCAGATATGCCGATATTCTGGACAAGCTTTCCGCGCGCGAGGCGGCCGAATGATAGATCCGCTGTTCGATCTCACCGGGAAGGTCGCGCTCGTCACCGGCGGCAGCCGTGGCCTCGGGCTGGAGATGGTGCGCGCCTTTGCGGCGCATGGCGCCGATGTCATTATCGCCAGCCGCAAGATCGACAATTGCGAGGCGGCGGCGGAAGAGGTGCGCGCGATGGGCCGCCGCGCCCTCGCGGTGGCCGCGCATGTCGGCAAGTGGGACGAGATCGATCGCCTGATCGACACGGTTTATGCGGCATTCGGTCGCGTCGACATCCTCGTCAACAACGCCGGCATGGGACCGCGCATGCCCAGCCATGACGTGCCCGAGCAATTGTTCGACAGCGTGCTCAACCTAAATTTCAAGGGGCCGTTCCGCCTTGCCAGCCAGATCGCGAAAAGGATGCGCGACGGCGAAGGCGGCGCGATCATCAACGTCTCCTCGACTGGCGGCGCGATGCCCATGCCGGAGATCATACCCTATGGATCGGCCAAGGCGGCGCTCAACGCGATGACATTGTCCTTTGCGCACGAATATGGACCAAAGGTGCGCGTCAACACGCTGTCGGCGGGGCCGTTCCTCACCGACATTGCCAGAAGCTGGAGCGAGGAAGCGCGCCAGAAATCCCGCAATGCGCTTGGCCGGCCCGGCCAGCCGGAGGAAGTCGTCACCTCGGCACTGTTTCTCGCCAGCCCGGCGTCCAGCTACGTCACCGGCACGCTGCTGCGTTGCGACGGCGGAACTTGGTAACAATCTTCAGACACGACGCCGAACCGACAGGCTAGATTGGAACGACATCGCTATCTAGGTAATCGTAGTGTAATCGGGCGCACGGCATCGGTCCGGATTCTGATTCTTCCGGTTCGTGCCTGGATTCGACATGGGGAGAGGAAGGCGATGACGACCTTGGAGGGTGCCGATCATACATTGATCGAGGCGTTTCTCGATGGCGTATCGCACCATCCTGAGGCCGAACTGGTCGTGCATTCCGCGATACGTCCCGCGACGAGCCGGCTTGCGGACGTGGTTGCGCGCGGCACCCGGTTCGCGGCCGGGCTTCGGGCGCGCGGCATCGGTCCGGGTGATATCGTCGCGGTACAATTGCCGGCATGGAGCGAATGGCTCGTCGCATGCGTCGGCATCGCGCATGTTGGCGCCGTGATGCTGCCGATCGTCTCGATCTACGGCGCGAAGGAGATGGGCTTCATCCTGCGGCAGTCGGGCGCGAAGCTGCTCGTTACACCTGATCGCTGGCGCAACGTCCAATATGGCGAGGTGCTGGCGGCTTGTGGTGAGCTGCCCGCGCTGTCCACTCATGTCGTGATCGGCGACGACGTGCCCGTCAGGGCGATCGGCTGGGATGAGATGCTCGCCCACGAAGATGGCGCGCTGCCCGCCGCCTGTAGTCCCGATGATCTGGCGATGCTGGTCTATACCTCTGGCACCACAGCCGATCCCAAGGGCGTGTGCCATTCCAGCCGCACGTTGCTGTCCGAAATGGCGGCGGTGTCGCACGCGCGACGCCGGATCATCGAGACCAGCTTCTCGCCCTGGCCGCCGGGGCATGTCGCGGGTGCTTGCACCATGATGCGCTATCTGGTGCAGGGCAGGAAGCTGGTTCTGATGGATCAATGGGATGCCGCCGATGCGGCAATGCTGATCGAGCAGCACCGGATCAGCGCATCATCGTTCACGCCTTTCCACCTGAATGGTATATTGGACGCGGCCGATCGTGATGGACGCGATTTATCGAGCCTTGTGAGTTGCCTGGTCGGTGCGGCGCCGGTCCCGCCGACGCTGATCGAACGTTGTGCCGCGCGCGGGCTGGCCACGTTCCGCAGCTACGGTTCGAGCGAACACCCGACCGTCACCACCGGCGATCCGGATGACGCTATGGCCAAGCGCCTCACGACCGAGGGTCGGTTGATGGTCGGTTCCGAAATGCGCTTCGTTGATGATGACGGCAACGAGGTGCCGGCTGGGATGGACGGCGAGATCGTCACACGCGGACCCGAATTGTTCACCGGTTATTTTGATGCGCGTCTCAACGCCGCCGCCCTGCTTCCCGGTGGCTGGTACCGCACCGGGGACATCGGGCATTGTGACGCCGATGGCTTTCTGGTCATCTCGGATCGCAAGAAGGACATCATCATCCGTGGCGGCGAGAATATTTCGTCGCGCGAGGTGGAGGATATTCTGCTTGGCGATCCAATGATCGCGGATGCGGCGGTGGTTGCTTTCCCCGATGAGCGGATGGGCGAGATCGTCTGCGCCTATGTGATCGCGCGCGCTGGCGCGGACGTGACGCTTGAAAGCGTGCGCGCATTTTTCGCCACATCCGGGGTGGCGAAGCAGAAGACGCCCGAACGCGTCGTTTGCATCAGCGAGTTGCCGCGCAACAGCACGGGTAAGATACTGAAGCACGAATTACGCGCTCGTGCGCGTGCCGAGGCTCGAGAAATTGCAGCCTGAACCTATTTGATCGCCAGTACCCGATCATCGACCGGCGAGCCGCTCGCGGCCGGATTCAGATCATTGCGATGAGGCATGGCAATTGCGATCGCACCGAAAGACTCGTCGCGTGTGGCGCGCAGCCGTTCGCGGCGCAAGGCGATGGGCGGCGCCATAACACTAGCGAAATGGCGGTGCTCAAGGAGCGAGCCAATTACGAAGCAGCAGGCTGAAACGGCGCGCGGCCAGCATTGCTATCTCCGGGTCGCGATCCAGCACCGCGTCGATGAGCTGGAGGTGATGCTTGCTGTACTGGGCAATGCGCTCGGGCAGATGGACTAACGGCGAGTCCGGTGCCTGGAAGGCGTAACGTACCTGTATCCGCAACATGAATTCCAGAAACGGGTTGCGCACGAGGCTGAACAAGCAATCCCGCAACTCGAAATCGAATTCTTCCACGGCGTGTTCGTCGGCCAGACCCTCCAGCAGTCGCGCGCGCAGGGTTGCGAGCCAGCCCCGGCCTTCGGCGAGGTCAGAGATT from Sphingomonas sp. CL5.1 harbors:
- a CDS encoding enoyl-CoA hydratase/isomerase family protein, with product MSDEMLVLRDDAGGVATLTLNRPEKRNALNVDMFVALDAHLAALEREIDNVGAVVLRAKGPVFSAGADLGKQQRAPARNFQAKTIERLAQLPQPVIAAVHGPCFTGGLELVLGADIIFAAESARFADTHAKWGLVPGWGMSQRLPRRVGTYKAREMMFTAREIGGRMAERVGLANICVPDDAFDAELAALLNDITALSWHSHRGNKRLLTETQDLPLAQGLAHESYRSPGIAPDFAQRVGSTFGQR
- a CDS encoding AMP-binding protein, which gives rise to MSILTFARTTPDKPAMIAAETGEALDFAMLNADSMRLARVLRRSLDEGARVALLMENVAAIYVAAWACRRSALRFVPVNWHLSRDEAAYILTNSDAEALIVSPGLAGLALDLAAAVPGLKLPFSSGEAFGPFSSLAAAIDAEPTEPFGIETEGNFMFYSSGTTGQPKGILRTLSGDPFNTPLRIEQMMAGLFAFDDASVFYSPAPLYHAAPMGWSMGAQMLGGTAVVPRRFDAEATLAHIERYRITHAQFVPTHFVRMLQLPPATRAKYDLSSLRMVVHAAAPCPIDVKERMLEWFGPLIYEYYGLSEGGGFTIVRPEEWMARKGTVGRSVTGPIHVVDDAGNELPPGEVGHLMFEAPEIFEYHKEPAKTADFFDARGWSRPGDMGWMDADGYLFLADRSSNMIISGGVNIYPQEAEAVLTLHPAIRDVAVIGVPDKEFGEAVKAVVELKSGLRPTDALGKEIIDYCHARLSRFKCPKSVDFIDELPRLPTGKLLKRELRKHYWGEGANQIIASSGSVSEVRG
- a CDS encoding alpha/beta fold hydrolase, coding for MTVDLRGHGDSDWAADGDYSLDALAADVRAIAAALPNPPALIGASLGGLSALLAAGEAPPASFRALVLVDVVPRIEMAGANEIRDFMTGNPDGFASLDEAAEAVARYIPHRPRPKDTSGLAKNLRLRKDGRYHWHWDPAMMASRRGEIRSGEQHERLEAAARALTIPTLLIRGGRSRVVSMEGVAEFRQLVPHAEFVNIESADHMVAGDANDAFNTPLLDFLERSR
- a CDS encoding MarR family winged helix-turn-helix transcriptional regulator yields the protein MIQLLDELARMRGRTAVAFRDIRVMHGFTEIENVVLTAVTGAKIPPTVPQIGRSLDHPRQVIQRAADALVARGLIVWRDNPDHKRARLLVATEEGDRLRHLADLAGLERAGQLVGTLDPALVATTVAGLRTIREAIEENIRSFCERTPSAEREDT
- a CDS encoding phosphotransferase family protein translates to MSDIEGLYDAMRLTAWLDANIPQLGDGPLAVEKVHGGTSNVILSLNRGGDETMLLRRPPPVAPPGSERSALREARVLTALNGTLVPHPFCYGVCADDGVIGQPFYVMEWVKGWAAELRDEHIHHRAPFDGPPSEYGIAYAMVDGLIALANVDYKAVGLDDFGKPDNFLERQVDRWERQLNSYGKLYGYAGRHIPGYELTRDWLRANVPDSFRAGIIHGDVGTPNALFTFDRPARLVALIDWELSTIGDPLLDLAWFSNSLRDETAPDVVPAKSLYNAQNWPTRQEMMRYYAAGTGRDMKDFDYYALLAMYKGGCILEYKVAQSAAGMLSKETGVFFSRLVLENFRAAASLINRIG
- a CDS encoding acyl-CoA dehydrogenase family protein; amino-acid sequence: MDFTIEPQFQAKLDWMLDFVKNECEPIDLLFPYHGDPYDTGNATARAVIAPLQEQVKAQGLWACHLDPRLGGKGYGQMKLAYMNEIIGRSYWAPTIFGTAAPDTGNAEILAMFGTEEQKARYLQPLLDGDIVSTFSMTEPQAGADPKEFVCRAWREGGEWVIDGYKWFSSNARYAAFLIVMAVTDPEAPAHQRMSMLIVPADTPGIKIVRNVGVIGDDIADDTRGIHGYIHYDKVRVPLDAMLGRPGEGFKVAQARLGGGRVHHAMRTVGKCQRAFEMMQERVVSRRTQGKLLADHQFVQGMIADTAIEIEQFRLLVLKTAWVIDTEPHGVARTLIAMCKVQMAKIYHDVVQRAIQIHGSYGVTNETPLADMWMSLPSLALADGPTEVHKVQVAKAFTRNARPSTGLFPSEHIPDRLAAARARYADILDKLSAREAAE
- a CDS encoding SDR family NAD(P)-dependent oxidoreductase; the encoded protein is MIDPLFDLTGKVALVTGGSRGLGLEMVRAFAAHGADVIIASRKIDNCEAAAEEVRAMGRRALAVAAHVGKWDEIDRLIDTVYAAFGRVDILVNNAGMGPRMPSHDVPEQLFDSVLNLNFKGPFRLASQIAKRMRDGEGGAIINVSSTGGAMPMPEIIPYGSAKAALNAMTLSFAHEYGPKVRVNTLSAGPFLTDIARSWSEEARQKSRNALGRPGQPEEVVTSALFLASPASSYVTGTLLRCDGGTW
- a CDS encoding AMP-binding protein, encoding MTTLEGADHTLIEAFLDGVSHHPEAELVVHSAIRPATSRLADVVARGTRFAAGLRARGIGPGDIVAVQLPAWSEWLVACVGIAHVGAVMLPIVSIYGAKEMGFILRQSGAKLLVTPDRWRNVQYGEVLAACGELPALSTHVVIGDDVPVRAIGWDEMLAHEDGALPAACSPDDLAMLVYTSGTTADPKGVCHSSRTLLSEMAAVSHARRRIIETSFSPWPPGHVAGACTMMRYLVQGRKLVLMDQWDAADAAMLIEQHRISASSFTPFHLNGILDAADRDGRDLSSLVSCLVGAAPVPPTLIERCAARGLATFRSYGSSEHPTVTTGDPDDAMAKRLTTEGRLMVGSEMRFVDDDGNEVPAGMDGEIVTRGPELFTGYFDARLNAAALLPGGWYRTGDIGHCDADGFLVISDRKKDIIIRGGENISSREVEDILLGDPMIADAAVVAFPDERMGEIVCAYVIARAGADVTLESVRAFFATSGVAKQKTPERVVCISELPRNSTGKILKHELRARARAEAREIAA